Part of the Thermoleophilia bacterium genome, GCCCTGCGGCATCGGCGACGAGGTTACACCCGGTTTTCATGACATCTATTACCTCGGTGGCGGGCAAGATCGTGATCAGGCGGTCGTTGCCGCCGACCTCTCCGGGACGAAGGGTGCGGCGATCCGATCGGCGATCGAAGATGGCGCGGCTCTTCTCGCCGTGTGCGGCGGGTTCCAACTGGCGGGACATGGCTACGTGGGTGGGGACGGATCGTCCATGCCCGGATTCGGCGTCTTTGACGCCGAGACGGTGGCCGAAAACGGTCGGCTCGTCGGCGATGTGTTGATCCAGGCCACCTTGGCTGGTGACCACCAACGGGTCACCGGATTCGAGAACCACGCCGGTCGGACGCATTTAGCCGCAGGCTGCACCCCATTTGGCCAGGTGGTTGCGGGCCACGGGAACGACGGCCACAGCGGGGTCGAGGGCGCCACCCGGCTCCGAGCAATCGGCACCTATCTCCACGGGCCCCTCCTCCCGCGCAACCCATGGGTCGCCGACACACTTCTGTCGTGGGCCCTCGCGCACCGGACCGGCGAAACGGTTCCCCTTACACCGTTGAATGACTCCCTCGAGATGGCCGCCCATGAGGTGTCCGTGGGCCGGGCACGCGGAGATCGGACCGAAGGTCGGATGGGACGCCGGGCTTAGCGACCCGTCGAACCGAATCCCCCCTCGCCCCGGGGCGTCGCGCCGGGAAGGTCGTCCACTTCCATCGCCGCGACCAGCGCCACCGGCACGATTACCAGCTGGGCGATGCGGTCGCCACGAGCGATGGTCACCGGAGACTCGCCGAGATTGATGAGGATCACCTTCACTTCGCCCCGGTAGCCCGCGTCGATGAGTCCCGGAGCGTTGGCCACCGTCAGGCCCATCTTCAGCGCGTTGCCCGACCGGGGAACGATCAGCCCGGCCATCCCCTCAGGAATGGCCACCGCCCATCCGGTGGGAACTGCGACCCGCATGCCCGGGGTGAGAACCACATCCTCACATGATCCGAGGTCGAGCCCGGCGTCCCCCGGATGCGCCCGAACCGGCAGGACAGCCTCCGGGCGCATCCGAAAGAACGGGATCTCAGGTGTCGATGAGACGGGAGATCCTGCTCGCGGCCTCGAGGAGGCGATCGTCGGGCGTGGTGAGACTCATGCGTACGAAACCCTCGCCGCTGGCGCCGTACGCCGCGCCCGGGGTGATGACCACGGCCGCATCCTCCAAAACTCGCTCGGTGAACGACGCGGAGGTCTCCCCGTCCGGGACCCTCGCCCACACGTAGATGGCCCCCTTGGGGGGGGTCACGTCGAGGCCGATGGCGGTGAGGGCGTCCACGAGAATGTCGCGGCGGCGGCGGTAGACCTCGCACATCTCGGCAACGGATGCCTGATCACTGTCGAGCGCGGCCACGCTGGCCTCCTGGACCGCCTCGAACATTCCGCTGTCCAGGTTCGTCTTGAGTTGCCAGTAGGCGGAGACGACCTCGGGATTACCCACCACGGCACCCGACCGCCATCCGGTCATGTTGTACGTCTTGGACAATGAGAACACCTCGATGCCCACATCCTTCGCCCCGGGCGTGGCGAGGAACGAGGGGGCCACGTAACCGTCGTAGGTGATCTCGGAATACGCGTTGTCGTGGACGACGATGATGTCGTGCGCCCGGGCGAACGCCACGACCCGCTCGAAAAGGTCACCTTCGACCACGGCCCCCGTGGGGTTGTTCGGGTAGTTGAGGTACATGATGCGGGCGCGGTCACGCAGGTCGGCGGGGATCGCGTCGAGGTCGGGTTCGAATCCCAAC contains:
- a CDS encoding aminotransferase class I/II-fold pyridoxal phosphate-dependent enzyme yields the protein MSRPIGAARMGMLPPYLFAAIEQKIADKRRAGVDIISLGIGDPDTPTPPLVIERMRAAVADPGTHQYPSNRGRESFRDAVAGFYSRRFGVDLDPATEIIPALGAKEAIANLNLALLDPGDVALASDPGYPVYTNGPLLVGAEPVAMPLIPGLGFEPDLDAIPADLRDRARIMYLNYPNNPTGAVVEGDLFERVVAFARAHDIIVVHDNAYSEITYDGYVAPSFLATPGAKDVGIEVFSLSKTYNMTGWRSGAVVGNPEVVSAYWQLKTNLDSGMFEAVQEASVAALDSDQASVAEMCEVYRRRRDILVDALTAIGLDVTPPKGAIYVWARVPDGETSASFTERVLEDAAVVITPGAAYGASGEGFVRMSLTTPDDRLLEAASRISRLIDT
- a CDS encoding glutamine amidotransferase, with amino-acid sequence MTVPHAIVRLCHLYPGEMNIYADRGNIAVLRSRLEWRGLALDVTPCGIGDEVTPGFHDIYYLGGGQDRDQAVVAADLSGTKGAAIRSAIEDGAALLAVCGGFQLAGHGYVGGDGSSMPGFGVFDAETVAENGRLVGDVLIQATLAGDHQRVTGFENHAGRTHLAAGCTPFGQVVAGHGNDGHSGVEGATRLRAIGTYLHGPLLPRNPWVADTLLSWALAHRTGETVPLTPLNDSLEMAAHEVSVGRARGDRTEGRMGRRA
- a CDS encoding dUTP diphosphatase — protein: MRPEAVLPVRAHPGDAGLDLGSCEDVVLTPGMRVAVPTGWAVAIPEGMAGLIVPRSGNALKMGLTVANAPGLIDAGYRGEVKVILINLGESPVTIARGDRIAQLVIVPVALVAAMEVDDLPGATPRGEGGFGSTGR